Proteins encoded in a region of the Diospyros lotus cultivar Yz01 chromosome 9, ASM1463336v1, whole genome shotgun sequence genome:
- the LOC127809929 gene encoding uncharacterized protein LOC127809929, giving the protein MECQDRKLKPEFEKKIFQIFSDFMTRVAKFEELVSSGSKSLAGFQQGLEFLRRPPINKTSELIERIFTANETRRVAVYVEAGCVSVHDRIQNISKLHTCQLGLLDHLTKAKSTVNELEGLVKEMTGVMQTTNDSKAHFLQEAAIKNEFDLEPVNSYKDEATSSCEPQKPEVIDYATTMGVIYSMVKQDFNMQEKIISSLNLKSSSGELESYNLMWSLRPFVNDEIMHQAWRFIP; this is encoded by the exons ATGGAATGCCAGGACCGCAAATTGAAACCTGAATTTGaaaaaaagatttttcaaatcttttcagATTTTATGACAAG GGTTGCAAAATTTGAGGAGTTGGTTTCTTCAGGAAGTAAGTCACTTGCTGGGTTTCAGCAAGGACTAG AGTTTCTTCGACGGCCTCCAATTAACAAGACATCAGAGTTGATTGAGCGAATCTTTACGGCTAATGAAACCAGGAGGGTTGCAGTATATGTTGAAGCTGGATGTGTAAGTGTTCATGACAGAATACAAAATATAAGCAAGT TACATACATGCCAACTTGGACTTCTTGACCACTTAACTAAAG CCAAGAGCACCGTGAATGAACTCGAAGGCCTTGTCAAGGAAATGACGGGGGTAATGCAAACTACAAATGATAGCAAAGCACATTTTTTGCAGGAAGCGGCcataaaaaatgagtttgatttaGAACCAGTTAACTCTTATAAG GATGAAGCGACATCTTCTTGTGAACCTCAAAAACCAGAAGTTATTGATTATGCTACCACGATGGGTGTTATATACAGCATGGTGAAGCAGGACTTCAATATGCAG GAAAAGATAATATCTTCACTGAATCTCAAGTCGTCTTCAGGAGAACTGGAGAGCTACAACCTGATGTGGTCCTTGCGCCCTTTCGTAAACGATGAAATCATGCATCAGGCTTGGAGATTTATTCCATGA
- the LOC127810399 gene encoding uncharacterized protein At5g65660-like: MEMESPHYAPTTTTDIDASRPSLGFPLGIALLLIIIFTLSGVFSCCYHWDKLRSLRRSSDNDRSSPSKPKPTDVSWKPNGSGSVSVLMPGDQIPKFIALPCPCEPPPPASFALEVDKQPPPPKPPQIAVPLYI; encoded by the exons ATGGAGATGGAGAGTCCTCACTATGCTCCGACGACGACGACCGACATCGACGCGTCTCGGCCGTCGTTGGGCTTCCCTCTGGGCATCGCcctcctcttgatcatcatcttcaccTTGAGCGGAGTCTTCTCCTGCTGCTACCACTGGGACAAGCTCCGATCCCTCCGCCGATCCTCCGACAACGATCGATCGTCGCCCTCCAAACCTAAACCCACCGACGTg AGTTGGAAGCCAAACGGAAGCGGGAGCGTGTCGGTGCTGATGCCGGGCGATCAGATACCGAAGTTCATAGCATTGCCGTGTCCTTGCGAGCCTCCGCCACCAGCCAGTTTCGCCTTGGAGGTGGACAAGCAGCCGCCGCCACCGAAGCCGCCGCAGATAGCTGTTCCCTTGTATATTTAA